One window of Bacillus alkalicellulosilyticus genomic DNA carries:
- a CDS encoding glycoside hydrolase family 11 protein — MPAVNVHAQTITSNEIGTHGGYDYEFWKDSGGSGSMTLNSGGTFSAQWSNVNNILFRKGKKFDETQTHQQIGNMSIDYSANFNPNGNAYLTVYGWAVDPLVEFYIVDSWGTWRPPGGTRKGTVTVDGGTYDIYETTRTNQPSIKGTATFQQYWSVRTSKRTSGTISVSEHFRAWERLGMPMGKMYEVALTVEGYQSSGSASVTRNNLTIGGSSGGGSTPPPPPPANTVTRVEAENMTKSGQYTGNISSPFNGVALYANNDSVRFTHNFTKNNSSFSLRGASDNNNMARVDLRVGGQHKGTFYYGGPHPAVYTIDNVSHGTGNQVVELIVTADNNTWDAFLDYIEIR; from the coding sequence TAATGAAATCGGAACACATGGTGGATATGACTATGAATTTTGGAAAGATAGCGGCGGTTCAGGCTCAATGACACTTAATAGTGGAGGTACGTTTAGTGCCCAGTGGAGCAATGTAAACAATATTTTATTCCGTAAAGGTAAGAAATTTGATGAAACTCAAACACATCAACAAATTGGGAACATGTCAATTGATTACAGTGCAAACTTTAATCCAAATGGGAATGCCTACTTAACGGTTTATGGTTGGGCTGTCGATCCACTTGTAGAATTTTATATTGTCGATAGCTGGGGCACATGGCGTCCACCAGGTGGTACAAGAAAAGGAACGGTTACTGTTGATGGGGGTACATATGACATATATGAGACCACTCGAACGAATCAACCTTCCATCAAAGGAACTGCAACCTTCCAACAATACTGGAGTGTACGTACATCAAAACGTACGAGTGGAACGATATCTGTAAGTGAACACTTTAGAGCGTGGGAAAGACTAGGAATGCCAATGGGTAAGATGTATGAAGTTGCTCTTACGGTAGAAGGTTACCAAAGTAGCGGAAGCGCATCTGTAACTCGTAATAACCTTACAATTGGTGGCAGCTCAGGCGGCGGTTCAACTCCACCTCCACCACCTCCTGCAAATACTGTAACGAGAGTGGAAGCAGAGAACATGACGAAGAGTGGACAGTATACTGGCAACATTAGTTCACCATTTAATGGAGTCGCTTTATATGCGAACAATGATTCAGTAAGATTTACACATAACTTTACGAAAAATAATAGTAGCTTCTCGTTACGTGGGGCTTCCGATAATAACAATATGGCCAGAGTTGACTTACGGGTCGGTGGACAACATAAAGGTACCTTCTATTATGGTGGACCACACCCAGCAGTTTATACAATAGACAATGTCAGCCACGGAACTGGAAACCAAGTGGTTGAACTCATTGTAACTGCGGATAACAACACATGGGATGCATTTCTTGATTATATAGAAATAAGATAA